One window of Medicago truncatula cultivar Jemalong A17 chromosome 2, MtrunA17r5.0-ANR, whole genome shotgun sequence genomic DNA carries:
- the LOC11443640 gene encoding putative disease resistance protein At1g50180, whose amino-acid sequence MAKPIVDFTVQKINDLLIDEALFLYGVKDKVQSLRTELRMMESYLQDADRKQDEDESLKNWISEIREAAYDSDDVIEAYALKEASRRNMTGTLNRIKRFVSIINRLIEIHQVGSQVDGIISRITSLTKSLKTFGIKSEIGEASSSIHGRNKALRRSYSHVIEEDIIGVENDVNILESYLVDNNNKGCKIVAIWGMGGLGKTTLAKKVYHSTKVRQNFESLAWAYISQHCQARDVWEGILLKLLSPSKELREELVSMKDEEVAKKLYQVQVEKKCLVVLDDIWSVGTWNNLSPGFPNERSLSVVGSKILLTTRNTDVALHMDSTCYRHELSCLNEDDSWECFLKKACPKHDDPDPDSRISTEMEKLGREMVGRCGGLPLAIIVLGGLLASKPTFYEWDTVRQNINSYLRKAKGKEQLLGVSEVLALSYYELPYQLKPCFLHLAHFPENLEIQTKKLIRTWVAEGIISSVQNAGDGEEALEDVAQRYLTELIERCMIQVVEKSSTGRIRTVQMHNLMRDLCVSKAYEENFLEIIDSRNADQTSTSKARPIGKVRRIVLYLDQDVDRFFPRHLKSHHHLRSILCYHEKTARLSEWSLMKSVFKKCKLLRVLNLEGIQCQMGKLPKEIGFLIHLRFLSLRNTKIDELPNSIGNLKCLQTLDLLTGNSTVQIPNVIGNMEKLRHLYLPESCGNGIEKWQLSNLKNLQTLVNFPAEKCDVKDLMKLTSLRKLVIDDPNYGDIFKSTNVTFNHLESLFYVSSEDISILEVSAGCPNLYKLHIEGPISNLPQPNQISSKLAKLKLQGSGLVADPMTTLEKLPNLRLLELQLDSFLGKQMVCSSKGFPQLRSLVLSDLSNLEQWKVEKGAMCCLGKLEISNCTKLEVVPEEIRFVSSLKDLEIRSMFAAFRIKLEKGGDEHYKVQHVPSLVFRYCDY is encoded by the exons ATGGCCAAACCAATAGTAGACTTCACAGTACAAAAAATCAATGATTTACTCATTGATGAAGCTTTGTTCTTATATGGAGTGAAAGACAAAGTGCAAAGTCTAAGAACTGAATTAAGGATGATGGAATCTTACTTACAAGATGCAGATAGAAAGCAAGATGAAGATGAATCTCTCAAGAATTGGATTTCAGAAATCAGAGAAGCTGCTTATGATTCAGATGATGTCATTGAAGCATATGCACTCAAAGAAGCTTCAAGAAGAAACATGACAGGTACCTTAAACAGAATCAAAAGGTTTGTTTCAATTATCAATAGGTTAATAGAAATTCATCAAGTAGGTTCACAAGTTGATGGTATCATTTCTAGGATAACTAGTCTTACAAAAAGTTTAAAAACTTTTGGCATAAAAAGTGAAATAGGAGAAGCATCAAGTTCAATACATGGGAGAAACAAAGCTTTGAGAAGATCTTACTCTCATGTTATTGAAGAGGATATAATTGGTGTTGAAAATGATGTTAATATTTTGGAGTCATATTTGGTTGATAACAACAATAAGGGGTGCAAAATTGTTGCTATTTGGGGTATGGGAGGTTTAGGAAAAACAACATTGGCTAAGAAAGTATATCATAGTACTAAAGTTAGGCAAAATTTTGAGAGCTTAGCTTGGGCTTATATATCACAACATTGTCAAGCAAGGGATGTTTGGGAAGGaattttgttgaagcttttatctCCTTCTAAAGAGTTAAGAGAAGAACTCGTGAGTATGAAAGACGAGGAAGTTGCGAAAAAGCTTTATCAAGTTCAAGTGGAGAAGAAGTGTTTGGTAGTTCTTGATGATATTTGGAGTGTAGGTACTTGGAATAATCTGAGTCCTGGTTTTCCAAATGAGAGATCATTGTCTGTTGTTGGTAGTAAAATATTGCTTACCACCAGGAATACTGACGTTGCATTGCATATGGATTCTACTTGTTATCGTCATGAACTGAGTTGCTTGAATGAAGATGATAGCTGGGAGTGTTTCCTGAAAAAGGCATGCCCAAAACATGATGATCCAGATCCAG ACTCTAGAATCAGCACAGAGATGGAGAAATTGGGAAGAGAAATGGTTGGAAGATGTGGAGGTTTACCTCTAGCCATAATTGTCCTTGGAGGACTACTAGCATCAAAGCCAACATTTTATGAATGGGACACAGTGAGACAGAACATCAATTCATACCTAAGAAAAGCAAAAGGCAAAGAACAACTTCTAGGAGTATCTGAAGTACTAGCTTTGAGCTATTATGAATTGCCTTACCAATTAAAACCATGTTTCCTACACTTAGCACATTTTCCCGAAAACCTAGAGATACAAACCAAGAAACTCATAAGAACATGGGTGGCAGAAGGTATCATATCATCGGTTCAAAACGCTGGAGATGGTGAGGAAGCTCTCGAGGACGTGGCACAACGTTACTTGACTGAACTCATCGAAAGGTGTATGATTCAGGTGGTTGAAAAGAGTTCAACAGGAAGGATTAGAACAGTTCAAATGCATAATCTCATGAGGGACCTATGTGTGTCTAAGGCATATGAAGAGAACTTTCTTGAAATTATTGATTCGAGGAATGCAGATCAAACTAGTACCTCAAAAGCAAGACCGATTGGTAAAGTTCGACGGATCGTGTTATATCTTGATCAAGATGTTGATAGATTCTTCCCTAGACATTTAAAAAGCCATCACCATCTTAGGTCTATACTTTGCTACCATGAAAAAACAGCTAGGTTAAGTGAATGGAGTTTGATGAAATCAGTTTTCAAAAAGTGCAAGTTACTTAGAGTTTTGAATTTGGAAGGAATTCAATGTCAAATGGGGAAATTACCAAAAGAAATTGGTTTTTTGATCCATTTAAGGTTTCTAAGTCTAAGAAACACAAAAATTGATGAATTGCCAAATTCAATAGGAAATTTAAAGTGCTTGCAAACCCTAGACCTTCTCACAGGAAATTCAACAGTTCAAATACcaaatgtcataggaaacatgGAAAAATTGAGACATTTATATCTACCTGAATCATGTGGCAATGGCATTGAAAAATGGCAACTATCCAATCTGAAAAACTTGCAAACTTTGGTTAACTTCCCTGCTGAGAAATGTGATGTAAAAGATCTCATGAAACTAACCAGTTTAAGAAAATTGGTAATAGATGATCCTAATTATGGAGATATCTTTAAAAGTACTAATGTAACCTTTAACCACCTCGAGTCATTGTTTTACGTTAGTTCTGAGGATATATCAATCCTTGAAGTTTCTGCAGGGTGTCCTAATCTCTACAAGCTACACATAGAAGGGCCAATAAGTAATCTTCCACAACCAAACCAAATTTCATCAAAACTTGCTAAACTCAAATTACAAGGTTCTGGACTTGTTGCCGATCCAATGACAACATTGGAGAAGCTACCAAATTTAAGGTTGCTTGAGTTACAGCTTGATTCATTTTTAGGAAAGCAAATGGTTTGTTCAAGCAAAGGTTTTCCTCAGTTAAGGTCACTTGTTTTGAGTGATTTGTCTAATCTTGAACAGTGGAAGGTTGAGAAAGGTGCTATGTGTTGTCTTGGGAAGCTTGAGATTTCAAATTGTACTAAGCTTGAGGTTGTTCCAGAAGAGATTAGGTTTGTAAGTAGTCTTAAGGATTTGGAGATTAGATCAATGTTTGCTGCATTTAGAATTAAACTTGAGAAAGGTGGTGATGAACATTACAAAGTTCAACATGTTCCATCTTTGGTATTTCGTTACTGTGACTATTAG